In Notolabrus celidotus isolate fNotCel1 chromosome 5, fNotCel1.pri, whole genome shotgun sequence, the genomic window ATTGTATGGAACCAAATGGGAAAAAATGCCTAACAAAGTTAACATTTTCCTTATAACTTTATGGTCCATATTGCTTGTTTTAAGTTCTGCATTTTGTAAATCATGATTTTGTTGGGTGtcagacagataaaaaatacGAGGTATGTATAGAGCATGGCAACTTATGATTGATGATTCTCTACAGAGATGTCCTgtcaaccagaaccagaacagagacATGACAATATGTATCTACCATGTGGTCCAAAAAGGAAGAAAGGCATCTGCCCTTTTGCAGGACTGATAGCTTTAGATAGTGTTGTGAAAAGCTTGTAAGGAACTTACAGATCTGTTGTTATATTCCTTAGTGTTAAATGTTTATCCTTCTGATTCTGCAGTAAATCTAATGTGGCCCCCAGCCGACTCAGCAGCTGCTAACACGATCCAAAGTTAACTGGTACCTACTGTTTGTCTCACTTAGCATTCTAATTATAGAAAGGCCACTCTGAAGGACACCGGGGCTCGTAAGGGTTGCGATCGTAGGCCCATCTTCTATAGCCCTTCAGAGAAAAGGCCACTATTAGACAATTAAGGGGTTTAATGGAGCCTCTCAAGCACACTAATGACTCATTAATATCTGTGTGCACCCCTCCCTACAACGGTTTTTAATTGCCAGAGTGCAAACCCCCCTAATGTGTGCAGATGAGATTAATTAGGCTTAAGCCTTAACAGTAAAAGGTTTGTTTGTTGCAGGCGGGCACTCATTAGCCGGCTTCCTTTTGGTAATGACATCACGAGTAGGGCTCATTAGCAGGTTCCCAGGAGTTCCAGAGGATATAGAGAATCCTTTTGTTTGGGGTCACTGTGTCCTGTTTGGTGATAGAGACTCTCTTGGGGAACACGAGTCATTtacaacaacacttttttttctgagtcCACCTCTTGCAGTTGGGTTTTTGAAGACTTTGAGTCGGAATCTAAGTTATCATTTTAAGGGGAACTATCACTGAGTCGAAGTTTCCAATTGTCAAACAGTGAATAACCTATTAATTGGTATTAACCCATTAATGCCAAGATATTAAGACATGTCTCcacatttttttggggggacttTAGCAGTTTTCTTCCCCTATCATGTAGGACAGGGGTTCCCTAAGTGAGGGTCTGGACCCCCTGTGGGGTCATGGGACACTAATTGCGAGATTtccttccagaatgtttttttttctaagtaaTCTAAAATATCATATCTTACCCATGATggtaaaaatatcaacacataTAGTAGTTAAATTTGAAGTAAAACcttgcaaacacattttttatttgttaccGGCTTCcttttgttgccagatgactcctaaggttaggcTTTGGATTATTGAAGGGTTAATTAAGTGGGGATCGCAAGTCTTTGGcgcctatattttgggggtcacaggctgaaaagttctAGGAACCCTGATGTCAGAGATCATCTAATATACTAATATAATCACTAATATAATTCATATTACTGATGTGCATAATTGCTCAGAACTACAGCAAACATTGTGGTAATCATTGTAATCTTAAACAAAAGCCCcactctttgtccacagggggcgccagattcAACACTAACTGCAAGTTCCTCAGTGGAGCTTTAAAGGCTGACTcaaagtaaaggctgatttatacttctgcgtctcccctacgcagcaggggctgacgcggacttgagccccacatacttgtgcgtcagtgtgtctgtgtcgcgcagcaattctccgccgaaacactagagggcagtgcggtctctctggtagccggccgcctgcttcctgccccgctacgatctctgtttacttttccacagagtctcagagcgtgttatgttcatctacagctgatacatgttgctgtttatcatacagacatgattacatgaagaatagagaggaggagatgaaatatacggccgatgtgcggccgatgtccgggatcccggaagtgttgtaaatgcgggaaatacaaagccgccgagcggaccaatcacagagcttgaggtccgcgtcggctctacggggagttacattttggaggaggtgcacgtcagatacgtgcgtaggcctcggcgtaggtacgggagctacgcagacccccagcgtagggtacaccgttgattcaacgcagaagtataaatcagcctttagtgttgATGAATATTAATGGTAAGAAGGTCGGAGCTTACAGATGTcttttgaataaagaaaaacactatCAGTGGAGTTTAAAGGTAAAAACAGATTGAGACACCAGCCTCACATACACAAAAAGCAATGAAATTTAATTTCTAATAGTTTATGTTCCTCAAAGGTGCATCTGAGATTCATTAGTTGAAGGTTCAGCAGTaagtgctttgtttgtttgttgaagtcAAGTCATTAACCGAACTCCTCTGGTGGTGGGATCCAAACTGAGCCCATTAGAACCTTTTTGTTTTGGCTCACTGTGACCTCTTTAATGAGGAATGCATCCTCGGGGGAAATTATGCAACATAAGAGTTATTACATGTGTTTGTCaatgtttaaagctcctatgaggagatTTAAGATGGTTATAAAAGAGAATTAGACTAACAGCGATGCCGCCGTAAGACTGCTAtactgtattttaattttgaatgCCTGTAAACCCACAAAGCCCTTTTCTATTTATTCCActacaaatatttaaagtgaTTAGTACATTTGACTTTTAATGGCTTCTAGATGAGATTCATCATCAGAAATATGTACTTTAAAGATAAGATCaacaaagagatgagaggttTGTCAAaatatacagaagcacagataTCTTTACAGACTATTGAATGAAAGTACTACAAGAGACATTTGTATGTATCTTTATCAGCACACAAGTCGTACCCTTGCCATCCCTCCTCCATGAAATAAGTCAAATGATGGTCCTCAGTTTGAACAGGCCATTTAAAAAGCTGTCTGCCTCTACTAACAAGAGGTCACAGGATCAATGTAGGTCAAAATCAACGGGACTGTTCAATTGATCAGTGATTACACTCTGAATTGTCAATTTTTGCATTTTGCAAAACAAATTTTGTCTTGTACTTGTCTTTGTCATTCCGttaatgtttaaatatatatttatttttttaatttattgtggattatttcattatttatttagataaTATAACTTTTTATCATCttgtgatttttacagattacctaTCAGAATTGTaatatttcattctgttttattttgctgtatttacttttagtgtagcatcttagtttattttactggtttaatattttagtgttttattatcttattaatttaatttattttagtaagtttcatttcctgtcttgagttttaacatcttattttacctcctgtgtttcctcattaagatgtcGGGACAGCgttttctctgtttgtcagcaacttctttttttgatttagtattttattcttatttttcattattattatttttatatatcatgttctgGACTGTGCGGGgggctcttctttttctttttcttttttatttcattgctaccattgttatttttatgtacagcactttgtatgAAAAgtactttacaaataaagtctgattgattgattgtaaaaAGATGCAGTTGTGACACAGTTATGAGTCAATCTTCAAACAATGACAGAAACATATAACTTCTATGATGTTATGTAATGCCCCAAAAGATGCATCCCTCTATTAAAAGAACAAGGTGAGGGGCGCCTATTCCCTAGCAGTCCAACCACGCACCCCATATTTAGAGGCCATAGTTCTCGTCACAGTGGCCGCAGGTTCCCGGCCCCTTCCATTTGCTGCACGCTTCTTcttccactctctactccccgcatttcctgtctctcttcagctgtcctatcaaataaaggcgaaaatcCCCTAAAgtatataattaaaaaataaaaataaaaggtcaAAGTCAGCCAAAAGATCTGACCAGAGGtttctaaatgtaaaaatgtggaCAATAAAAGGCGACTTGTACCTCTCTTTgacaatgagagagagaaagtgacagGGACCAATAGGAGCAGGTCATCTAACCGGGTTATATCTGCAGCATACTGTAGATTCAGAGGAACAGGACATGAGGATTTAAAGATAGTGTCATGCAGACCCTGTACTTATTTTCCAACTTTAGTCCATTTTAGGCTGTATCCTAGACAGCAAATCATTTCGTACTTTTCAATCCCTTTTACTTCATGTTAGAATGTATCCATTGTTTGTAATTTGAATAGCTTTGTATCAACTTACAGTatcttctgtttttataaatgctTGTCATTTATAAAGCTTATTATAAATGCTGTCTTTTAAGACTCCTTTTGGCTTTAAATGAAGGGTTGATTGAAGATGAATTTACTTTATCATAATAATTCAACTTATATCTGAGACCAGCTTCAAATTGTATCACCTAGCAATAATTGGTATTAGAGAGACATGAATTGCAGATAAGTAAGAGCATTACAAAGAGGTTTAGACAATTAGTGATCCAGTTGGAGAGCATGAGGTAATTCTTTCACATTTAGTTTAGCAGTTCATCAAAGTAACACGTTTTCACccctgactttttaaaaatgtcttcctatgttttactttaattttaaaCCTTCTATGTATCATACAATTTTGAGTTAAACAAgcaatgtaatatttgtgttgaATGCAGACAAGTTAGATGAgaaattaacaaataaaacacctaCAGCACTAACTCTCCAAggatcaaattattattattattgcacagTGACTTTGTTAGACTTGGATGAAAATGTTCTCCTGATTGATCTCCGGAGATCAATCGAGAGACTATATTCTCGGCGTCCACGAGTCAAACGCGCGGCTGTCTACATGCTGTGTTCAGAGAGAGCATCAtgagttgtgttgtgtgttgaaatgctgaacagtTCTGAGAAAAGAGCATCAGGTAAGCTGCATATGTTGACTCTGAGATTACTATAATCCATGAAACTCTGTAAAAATAATGCTTTAATTTAAGGTGCTGtatagaaatgtgtttttgatcatgtgTGTTTTGTAAGTGTGATGTGATCTCCTTGTTTCTGAGACTTGGAACCTTTTTAAACATTGCAGACAAGCGGCCGCCCTCCaacacacagactgtggatTTCAGCCATGTCTTTTCTCAGGTCTGTCTTGAATGAATCCGTAATTATTCGTCCCCCAGGCTTTTACATCATTGGATTTACAACATTTCCCCTCATCAATGTTtacttcatcttcctcttgtttGTTTATGCTGTAACACTTATCTTCAACAGTTTGGTGATCTACATTATTGTCTTTAATCGTTGTTTGCACACTCCAAAATTTTTAGCAGTGGTCAACCTGGCAGCTGTTGACATAATCCTTAACACATGCATTATTCCGAGCATGATAAAGCTCTTCCTGGCTAAGGACAACTTCATTCCATACGACTTGTGCTTGGTGCAGATGTTTTTCTACTATGCTTTTGGGACTTTGGAGTCATATGCTCTGGCTCTCCTTGCCTACGACAGGTTGATTGCTATTTGTTTCCCTCTGCGTCATAACTCCATCAACACCCTGCAGAGcatgtctttgatcttagttGTGATTTGGTCTTTTGGTCTGGGAGTGACTGTCTTTTCAATAGGTATAATGACACGGCTGTCTTTTTGTAAATCCGTCCAAGTGTTCAGCTATTTCTGCGACTACGCGCCTGTGTTTCGACTTGCTTGTAATGATTTCTCACTGCATTGGATGGTGGCCTCTTTGCTCACCATCCTGTTTCTCGTGGGACcctttacttttattattctgACTTACATCAGCATCCTGGCGACCGTGTTCAGGATGAAATCTCTGGACAATCGAGTGAAAGCTTTGGCCACTTGTGTTGAGCATCTAATTCTTGTtgctgtattttacattcctCTCATTACCATTTTTACCATTGGGTTTTATCTGCGTCTCATCAACTCTGACCAACGTGTCCTGAGTCTGTCGCTGGCTTCTTGTATCCCACCATGCGTCAATCCTATTGTGTATTCTTTGAAAACCAAAGAGATAAAAGTCAGATTCCTGGCTCtggtaagaaaaagaaaagttggcTTGGATCATTGTCAAAGCAAACCTCGTGTGGTTAAAGTCACATCACCAAAATGCAGATGCTAAACCTTCGATTTTTGTGATAATTTGGCATGAAACAGGTCGAATGTGAGTTATGTGTTGACTATTTGACTGTCAAGATGCTGGTTTCCTCTTTCCTAATCGTTACACAGAAAAGGTTGCTTTAAAGGGAAACACTTTTCCAAATAGAGGGGACATACATGCATTTAATATTGCCTGATTGAATGTGGAATCTTCTGTTTTGGTTCATTGACAGACAAAATCAGCAAGAGCATCTTCAAATGCTCTGGTCATGTGCTTTTACTGTATGCTACAAAGGTTTAAAATCATCTCTCCATCACTGGTGATGCTGTTGTCGTGTCCTTTCtgctctttttaaatatttctccACAAATGGGGAATTTTATTGTTGTCAATTGtgtctgcaggttttttttgtgtgcgtgTTCAAATATGTCACTGATGTTCAAATGATAGACTCAACCAGCTGAGGTTGTGCAGATTTTTAGGAGGTGTAATCCCTGATGAtactgcaaaaaataaatataggcAAAAAATGAAAGTCAAAATGGTAGGTCTCATAGGGTTGAATATTTCTGCATAAATGGGCAATTCCATTGTTGTCAATAGTGTCTGCAGGGTTTTCTGTATTCAAATCTGTCACTGATGTTCAAATATTTTTACCCTCTaagatttcaaaagaaaaaatatagaaTTAATATGATTTGGGGGTTCTATTTCTTCATATTTCATACTGCTGAAACTGCTTAGCACTGTGAAATCTGATGACGGATCATTATGAAAACTGATCCATTATTACTGTATTAGTGCAGTTACAAGATGCTGATGAATGGAATATTGTGGATGCTTTTGGAGCAGCtgattatgtgtgtgtctctttaaacACTTGATTGTTTTATCTCATGATTCCATGTGTTTGCTGTCCGATATCATGTGTCCATATTCAGCCAAAAATTGTAAAAGAAAATTGTAAGAAACTGTCACCACAACTGGTTTCAATCTTAATTTGTTTTATGTACAAAGGAAATTATTAAGCATGGCTCAACCAAATAATGCATATAATTTTGATATGATTAATTTCATGTTTCTTAATATTGTagtttaaatatgaaaaataaaaacaaagaaatgaaacaactGCACTGCCAACTTTCTCCTTTTTTAGAGCCTTTTCTGAAAGTGTGAATTGTACTGTAGATGTAGAACATCATGCGTGACAATAAGCTGTCATAAGAGAGGAGGACATAAGCTCCAAAATGTTAAGAGGCCTGCCCTCTAGTGGCATGTTTGTCTTTCTACAGATTCAAGCTTGTGGcaatgtaaatggtaaatggacttgtacttatatagtgcttttctagtctgtttgaccactcaaagcgcttttacactacttgtcacattgacccattcactcactgatggtagagactgctatgtagtgagggaccatcagtgttagctaatctcattcattcacattcacacacctctgaacaacagagggagcaatttggggttcagtgtcttgctcaaggacacttcggcatgtgactgctggagctgggattgaaccgccaaccctctgattgatagacgaccgaccctacccactgagccacagccgcccaatGTGATTGAGTCAGGTGGATGGTGGTGCTCTTAAGATTCTACCGGATTCTACACAGCTTTGAACTACTTCAGATCGTACTCAAGATGATGATATGTTGACAGTAATACCTGATATTCATTAATAGGTTACCCAGAATGTATTGCTAAGAGAAGTATCAGTGTTTTAGGATCATGCAATGTAGTTTATGGTCCCTAAAAGTGGAAAATTAACTGTAATATATGTGTAAGTGTCTTTTAATGGCAACGTATTACCACACTGATGAATCAGTCTTGAGCAATAAAACACATTCTATAAGACTATAAAATTTTAGTAACATCTTGATCCTGTGAGATCAGAGTTTTCCTCATTAACCTTTTCCAAGGCAGAAACACAGCCCTCTTTTGGCTGTATTgtacattatatttttcagctgtttcacaaaataaatttagTAATTTTAGCTTAAAAAGTTTCTTAAATCATAAAGGA contains:
- the or108-1 gene encoding odorant receptor 108-1, producing the protein MSFLRSVLNESVIIRPPGFYIIGFTTFPLINVYFIFLLFVYAVTLIFNSLVIYIIVFNRCLHTPKFLAVVNLAAVDIILNTCIIPSMIKLFLAKDNFIPYDLCLVQMFFYYAFGTLESYALALLAYDRLIAICFPLRHNSINTLQSMSLILVVIWSFGLGVTVFSIGIMTRLSFCKSVQVFSYFCDYAPVFRLACNDFSLHWMVASLLTILFLVGPFTFIILTYISILATVFRMKSLDNRVKALATCVEHLILVAVFYIPLITIFTIGFYLRLINSDQRVLSLSLASCIPPCVNPIVYSLKTKEIKVRFLALVRKRKVGLDHCQSKPRVVKVTSPKCRC